The Vicia villosa cultivar HV-30 ecotype Madison, WI linkage group LG1, Vvil1.0, whole genome shotgun sequence genome includes a region encoding these proteins:
- the LOC131611913 gene encoding probable polygalacturonase, with product MKSPRFQNSYIIFVISIAVILGSLAECRVQNSKLASFDYPAINCRKHSAVLTDFGAVGDGKTSNTKAFNSAISKLSQYSNDGGALLIVPPGKWLTGSFNLTSHFTLFLQKDAVILASQDESEWPQLPVLPSYGRGRDAPDGRFSSLIFGTNLTDVIITGNNGTIDGQGSYWWKKFKADQLKLTRPYMIEIMYTDQIQISNLTLINSPSWFVHPIYSSNIIINGLTILAPIDSPNTDGIDPDSSTSVRIEDNYIVSGDDCIAIKSGWDQYGIKFGKPSQQIIIRRLTCISPDSAMIALGSEMSGGIQDVRAEDITAISTQSAVRVKTAVGRGAFVKDIFIKGMNLNTMKYVFWMAGSYGQHADKGFDPKALPEISGINFRDVTAKNVTFAGKLEGISNDPFTGICVSNVTIEMSEEGSKKKLPWNCTDVAGVSSNVSPQPCELLPEKDKLDCAYPSDKLPIENVQFKTCSF from the exons ATGAAGAGTCCAAGATTCCAAAATTCCTAT ATTATCTTTGTGATCTCTATAGCTGTGATATTGGGATCACTAGCAGAATGCAGAGTGCAAAATTCTAAACTGGCCAGCTTTGATTACCCTGCTATCAATTGCAGAAAACACAGTGCAGTTTTGACAGATTTTGGAGCTGTTGGTGATGGCAAAACCTCAAACACAAAGGCTTTCAATTCAGCAATATCAAAACTTAGCCAATATTCAAATGACGGTGGTGCACTACTCATTGTTCCACCTGGTAAATGGTTAACCGGAAGCTTCAATCTTACTAGCCATTTCACACTTTTTCTCCAAAAAGATGCTGTCATTCTTGCATCTCAG GATGAATCAGAATGGCCTCAACTTCCTGTATTACCTTCTTATGGAAGAGGAAGAGATGCACCTGATGGAAGGTTTAGCAGTCTCATTTTCGGAACTAACCTCACTGATGTTATAATTACTG GTAACAATGGGACAATTGATGGACAAGGATCTTATTGGTGGAAAAAGTTCAAGGCAGATCAATTGAAACTTACTAGGCCATACATGATTGAAATTATGTACACTGATCAAATACAGATTTCAAATCTCACTTTGATAAACTCTCCATCTTGGTTTGTCCATCCAATTTATAGCAG TAACATTATCATAAATGGACTTACAATTCTTGCACCAATAGACTCTCCAAACACAGATGGAATAGACCCAG ATTCATCAACGAGCGTTAGGATTGAAGACAACTACATTGTATCTGGCGATGATTGTATTGCAATAAAAAGTGGATGGGATCAATATGGAATCAAATTTGGAAAAccatcacaacaaataatcataaGAAGGTTAACATGTATATCACCTGATAGTGCTATGATTGCGTTAGGGAGTGAAATGTCAGGTGGAATCCAAGATGTAAGAGCTGAAGACATAACTGCTATCTCAACACAATCAGCGGTTAGAGTCAAAACTGCTGTCGGTAGAGGCGCATTTGTGAAGGACATTTTTATTAAAGGAATGAATTTGAACACAATGAAATACGTGTTTTGGATGGCAGGGTCTTATGGACAACATGCTGATAAGGGTTTTGATCCAAAAGCGCTGCCAGAAATCAGTGGAATAAATTTTAGAGATGTTACTGCTAAGAATGTGACATTTGCAGGTAAACTTGAAGGGATTTCTAATGACCCTTTTACTGGAATATGTGTTTCTAATGTGACTATTGAAATGAGTGAAGAGGGCTCAAAGAAGAAACTTCCATGGAATTGTACTGATGTTGCTGGAGTTTCAAGCAATGTGAGTCCTCAGCCTTGTGAATTGCTGCCAGAGAAAGATAAATTGGATTGTGCTTATCCAAGTGACAAATTGCCCATTGAAAATGTTCAGTTCAAGACTTGTTCCTTTTAG